The proteins below come from a single Anaerolineales bacterium genomic window:
- a CDS encoding NAD(P)H-binding protein gives MTKILILGANGQVARHTIPVLLKQPDVELTLYLRRADRLRNPDPARVTIAEGDVLDLETLKRAMQGQDVVYANLAGAMAQMAKVIVSAMHAMGVRRLIFISSMGIYGEVPGETYSSILDPYRDSAAVIEASDLDYTILRPGWFTRDAEVNYQLTQKGEPFKGHDISLNSLSDLIVRLALTPDMEVRHSLGVSRG, from the coding sequence ATGACCAAAATTCTGATTCTGGGTGCGAATGGGCAGGTGGCACGGCACACAATTCCGGTTTTGCTAAAGCAGCCCGATGTGGAGCTGACGCTGTATTTGCGCCGCGCGGATCGGCTCAGGAACCCTGACCCGGCGCGGGTGACGATTGCCGAGGGCGATGTCCTTGATCTGGAAACACTGAAACGGGCGATGCAGGGTCAGGATGTCGTGTATGCCAACCTCGCCGGCGCGATGGCGCAAATGGCGAAGGTGATCGTCAGCGCGATGCACGCGATGGGTGTCAGGCGCCTGATCTTCATCAGCTCGATGGGGATCTATGGCGAAGTACCGGGCGAGACCTATAGCAGTATCCTTGACCCCTATCGGGATTCGGCGGCTGTGATCGAAGCCTCGGATCTGGACTACACCATCCTGCGCCCCGGCTGGTTCACCCGTGATGCTGAAGTGAACTATCAGCTCACGCAAAAAGGCGAGCCGTTCAAAGGGCATGACATCTCGCTCAACAGCCTGTCCGATTTGATTGTCAGGCTGGCGCTCACACCCGATATGGAAGTGCGGCACAGCCTGGGTGTCAGTCGTGGGTAA